Proteins encoded together in one Acanthochromis polyacanthus isolate Apoly-LR-REF ecotype Palm Island chromosome 12, KAUST_Apoly_ChrSc, whole genome shotgun sequence window:
- the cep76 gene encoding centrosomal protein of 76 kDa → MSLPPEKASELKQIIHNHLLKIDIHGKIREVLAETVRDDKDSTHRSLSETDFLHALQRRGIIDDVMKDLHFTQETDTNAETGSPPKPATHFIDKDITQLKKTNIDPSRRYLYLQMLGGKAFLEHLQEPEPFPGQVCSTFTLYLHFRNQRFRSKPVPCACEPDLKEGFLLEIHKDGIGEGSKMADATAMLSMCDPVHFVLIKTDTSSETTLVSSYFLDWRTVLTSPTGKTCFAVELMGVGSECKVPAGVLTVSLELYPPLTETLSADIISTQQSLERQRTAEKERLFLVYAKQWWREFLEIRPSHQSKLVKIFAQDENGVNRPVCSNVRVLRAGRLLESPRQAARFVSLLAHEKAPVVGGGGKQEQWCTLMAFLCRGKGDCEDHATLLCSLLLGFGLDAYVCVGTKAKGATHAWVLTRGTDGSITFWESLTAHRYLHRAIDPDAPPLAPTPKPSSPYRTVGCVFNHQTFLANCQPSDAVELCVFDFQNQSRWKAMSEEALKSVCAPGSTTSLPPLPPLCAPSLDPAAASNHLELEMRYLVSEHRKDLDLATVWDDHLSYLLSSALSAYELERCTGVSCGNEEFQDAVRRAVPDGHTFKGFPIHFLHRNARRAFATCLRSPFCEEIVCCRGDHVRLAVRVRVFVYPENACAVWLMFACKYRSVL, encoded by the exons ATGTCTCTACCTCCAGAGAAAGCTTCCGAACTGAAGCAAATCATTCACAATCATCTGCTCAAG ATCGACATCCATGGGAAGATCCGAGAGGTGTTGGCTGAGACTGTGAGGGATGATAAAGACTCGACTCATCGGTCTCTGTCTGAAACAGATTTCCTACATGCTCTGCAGCGTAGAGGCATCATAGATGATGTGATGAAAGACCTCCATTTTACCCAG GAGACAGACACAAATGCAGAAACAGGATCTCCTCCAAAACCTGCTACTCACTTTATAGACAAAGATATTACTCAGCTGAAGAAAA CCAACATAGACCCATCAAGGCGGTACTTGTATCTCCAAATGCTTGGAGGTAAGGCCTTTCTGGAGCACCTACAGGAACCGGAGCCTTTTCCTGGTCAGGTGTGTTCAACATTTACACTCTACCTACATTTCCGCAACCAGAGGTTTCGATCAAAACCTGTGCCCTGTGCCTGCGAACCTGACCTGAAGGAGGGCTTCCTCTTAGAGATCCACAAGGATGGCATCG GAGAAGGCAGTAAGATGGCGGATGCGACTGCCATGCTGTCTATGTGTGATCCAGTTCACTTTGTGTTAATCAAGACAGACACCTCCAGTGAGACAACGCTGGTCTCGTCCTACTTCCTGGACTGGAGGACAGTTCTCACCTCACCCACTGGCAAGACGTGTTTTGCTGTAGAGCTGATGGGAGTCG GAAGTGAATGCAAAGTTCCAGCTGGTGTTTTGACTGTGAGCCTGGAGCTGTACCCTCCTCTAACAGAGACTCTGAGCGCCGACATCATCAGCACACAG CAATCGTTGGAGAGACAGAGGACGGCAGAGAAGGAGCGGCTCTTCCTGGTTTATGCCAAACAGTGGTGGAGGGAATTCCTGGAGATCAGACCATCACACCAGTCCAAACTGGTCAAGATCTTTGCGCAG GATGAGAATGGCGTAAACAGACCAGTGTGTTCCAATGTACGTGTTCTCCGGGCAGGACGCCTCCTGGAGAGCCCCCGACAGGCGGCCCGATTCGTCAGCCTGCTGGCCCATGAGAAGGCCCCAGTGGTGGGCGGAGGAGGCAAGCAGGAGCAGTGGTGCACGTTAATGGCTTTCCTCTGCAGAGGGAAG GGCGACTGTGAGGACCACGCCACCCTGCTGTGCAGCCTCCTGCTGGGCTTTGGCCTggatgcatatgtgtgtgtgggcacCAAAGCCAAAGGAGCTACACATGCCTGGGTGCTGACCCGCGGTACTGACGGGAGCATCACCTTTTGGGAGAGCCTGACAGCACACAG ATACCTGCACCGGGCCATAGATCCAGATGCCCCACCGCTGGCTCCTACACCCAAACCCTCATCCCCCTACCGCACTGTGGGCTGTGTCTTCAACCACCAGACCTTCCTGGCCAACTGCCAGCCctctgatgctgtggagctctgtGTCTTTGACTTCCAG AATCAGTCACGGTGGAAAGCGATGAGTGAGGAGGCTCTGAAGTCTGTTTGTGCCCCAGGCTCCACCACCTCTCTGCCCCCTCTGCCCCCTCTCTGTGCCCCATCtctggatcctgctgctgccaGCAACCACCTGGAACTGGAGATGCGTTACCTGGTGTCAGAGCACAGGAAG GATCTGGATCTAGCGACAGTGTGGGACGACCACCTGTCCTACCTGCTGTCCTCAGCCCTGTCAGCCTATGAGCTGGAGCGCTGTACCGGCGTCTCCTGTGGCAACGAGGAGTTCCAGGACGCAGTGAGGAGGGCCGTACCAGATGGACACACTTTCAAAGGCTTTCCTATACACTTCCTGCACCGCAATGCTCGTAGAGCCTTTGCCACCTGCCTCAG GTCTCCATTCTGTGAGGAGATAGTGTGTTGTCGTGGCGACCACGTGAGGCTGGCGGTCCGTGTTCGGGTGTTTGTATACCCTGAGAACGCATGCGCAGTGTGGCTAATGTTTGCATGTAAATACCGCTCTGTGCTCTGA